One Bradyrhizobium sp. CCGB12 genomic window carries:
- a CDS encoding VOC family protein, with protein MSAADNLPFRSERMSQTPPVGAFAIIPSNDLAAAIPFWERLGFARAGGDAGYVIMRGWGCEVHLTQAGDDPWRVPEHNPFGVFIRTPDVEAIAARVDDLIIRPGGVLRHREWGMYEVGINGPDGLLVRIGWPSELIRQSS; from the coding sequence ATGAGCGCTGCTGACAATTTGCCTTTCCGGAGTGAGCGAATGTCCCAAACCCCGCCTGTCGGCGCCTTCGCCATCATTCCGAGCAACGACCTTGCCGCTGCAATTCCGTTCTGGGAACGCCTCGGCTTCGCGCGCGCAGGCGGTGACGCCGGCTACGTCATCATGAGAGGCTGGGGCTGCGAGGTACATCTCACACAGGCCGGGGACGACCCGTGGCGGGTGCCTGAGCACAATCCCTTCGGCGTCTTCATTCGCACGCCCGACGTCGAGGCCATTGCCGCGCGCGTGGACGACCTGATCATTCGGCCGGGTGGTGTTCTGCGCCACCGCGAATGGGGGATGTATGAAGTCGGCATCAACGGGCCGGACGGTCTTCTGGTCCGGATCGGCTGGCCTTCGGAGCTGATACGCCAATCCAGCTGA
- a CDS encoding threonine/serine dehydratase has product MTEQLLPVGPADIDAAARVIAPYAIRTPLLSFPVLNERVGAKVFLKPEMLQRTGSFKFRGAFNKVFSIPQDKRAGGVVAFSSGNHAQGVAAAAKILDMQATIVMPADAPLSKRERTKSYGAEVVLYDRDRDDREAISRGIAEKRGATLVKPYDDPFVIAGQGTAGREIAEDMAGLGLAPDIVVAPASGGGLIAGVATAVKARYPLAEIVVAEPEAFDDHGISLTAGHREPHPPAGRTICDALMALMPGEMTFAINSKLLARGVTASDKEVGAAVAFAYRELKLVVEPGGAVGLAALLAGRLDVAGKNVVIVLSGGNVDADLFAELVA; this is encoded by the coding sequence ATGACCGAACAGCTCCTCCCGGTCGGCCCCGCCGACATCGACGCCGCAGCGCGCGTGATCGCGCCCTACGCCATCCGCACCCCGCTGTTGTCCTTTCCCGTGCTCAACGAGCGCGTCGGCGCGAAGGTCTTCCTGAAGCCGGAGATGCTTCAGCGCACCGGCTCCTTCAAGTTCCGCGGCGCCTTCAACAAGGTGTTCTCGATCCCGCAGGACAAGCGCGCCGGCGGCGTCGTCGCGTTCTCCTCCGGCAATCACGCCCAGGGCGTGGCGGCGGCGGCCAAGATCCTGGACATGCAGGCGACCATCGTGATGCCGGCGGATGCGCCGCTGTCGAAGCGTGAGCGCACCAAATCCTACGGCGCCGAGGTCGTGCTGTATGATCGCGACCGCGACGACCGCGAGGCGATCTCGCGCGGCATTGCCGAGAAGCGCGGCGCGACGCTGGTCAAGCCGTACGACGATCCCTTCGTGATTGCGGGGCAGGGCACTGCCGGCCGCGAGATCGCGGAGGATATGGCGGGCTTAGGCCTTGCCCCCGACATCGTGGTGGCGCCGGCCTCCGGCGGCGGCCTGATCGCTGGTGTCGCGACCGCCGTGAAGGCGCGCTATCCGCTAGCCGAGATCGTCGTGGCCGAGCCCGAGGCGTTCGACGATCACGGCATTTCGCTGACCGCAGGCCACCGCGAGCCGCATCCGCCGGCCGGCCGCACCATCTGCGATGCGCTGATGGCCCTGATGCCCGGCGAGATGACGTTTGCGATCAACAGCAAGCTGCTCGCGCGCGGCGTCACCGCATCGGACAAGGAAGTCGGCGCGGCCGTCGCCTTCGCCTATCGCGAGCTGAAGCTCGTGGTCGAGCCCGGCGGCGCGGTCGGCCTTGCCGCGCTGCTCGCCGGGCGCCTCGACGTCGCCGGCAAGAACGTCGTCATCGTGCTCTCCGGCGGCAATGTCGACGCCGATCTGTTCGCCGAGCTGGTGGCCTGA
- a CDS encoding ABC transporter permease — protein MNGDPKLERIARGNALALCATGTWTASFAPVLERMVADAEKLAGSPQSIFIDVSEVAKLDTFGAWLIERLRRSLTQGAVEAQIAGLSANYSSLVDEVRRVRATPVIDSSPITITGMLEQIGRAVAGVAGTVAGLVDMLGAVLAAGFRVLIHPRSFRLTSTVHHMEQVCWRAVPIIVLITFLIGCIIAQQGIFHFRRFGADIFVVDMLGVLVLREIGVLLVAIMVAGRSGSAYTAELGSMKMREEIDALRTMGFDPIEVLVLPRMMALVLALPILAFLGAMAALYGGGLVAWLYGGVEPEAFLLRLRDAISIDHFIVGIVKAPVMAAVIGIVACVEGLAVQGSAESLGQHTTASVVKGIFFVIVMDGVFAIFFASIGM, from the coding sequence TTGAACGGCGATCCGAAGCTGGAACGGATTGCCAGGGGCAATGCGCTGGCACTCTGCGCCACCGGGACCTGGACCGCGAGCTTCGCGCCGGTGCTGGAGCGGATGGTGGCCGATGCCGAGAAGCTCGCCGGCAGCCCGCAGAGCATTTTCATCGACGTCTCCGAGGTCGCCAAGCTCGACACCTTCGGCGCCTGGCTGATCGAGCGCTTGCGCCGCAGCCTGACGCAAGGCGCGGTCGAGGCGCAGATCGCGGGGCTCTCCGCCAATTATTCGAGCCTGGTCGACGAGGTGCGGCGCGTGCGGGCGACCCCCGTGATCGACAGCAGCCCGATCACCATCACCGGCATGCTGGAGCAGATCGGCCGGGCCGTGGCCGGCGTTGCCGGCACGGTCGCAGGCCTCGTCGACATGCTCGGCGCGGTGCTCGCGGCAGGTTTTCGCGTCCTGATCCATCCGCGCTCGTTCCGCCTGACCTCGACCGTGCACCACATGGAGCAGGTCTGCTGGCGCGCAGTGCCGATCATCGTGCTGATCACCTTCCTGATCGGCTGCATCATCGCCCAGCAGGGCATCTTCCATTTCCGCAGATTCGGCGCCGACATCTTCGTCGTCGACATGCTCGGCGTCCTGGTGCTGCGCGAGATCGGCGTGCTCCTGGTCGCGATCATGGTCGCGGGCCGTTCGGGCAGCGCCTACACCGCCGAGCTCGGCTCGATGAAGATGCGCGAGGAGATCGACGCGCTGCGCACCATGGGCTTCGACCCGATCGAGGTCCTGGTGCTGCCGCGCATGATGGCCCTCGTGCTCGCGCTGCCGATCCTCGCTTTCCTCGGCGCGATGGCCGCGCTCTATGGCGGCGGCCTGGTCGCCTGGCTCTATGGCGGCGTCGAGCCGGAGGCCTTCTTGTTGCGCCTGCGCGACGCCATCTCGATCGATCATTTCATCGTCGGCATCGTCAAGGCGCCGGTGATGGCCGCCGTGATCGGCATCGTCGCCTGCGTGGAAGGTCTCGCCGTGCAGGGCAGCGCGGAATCGCTGGGTCAGCACACGACGGCGTCGGTGGTGAAGGGCATCTTCTTCGTCATCGTCATGGACGGCGTGTTCGCCATCTTCTTCGCCTCGATCGGGATGTGA
- a CDS encoding MlaD family protein produces the protein METRANYVLIGSFTLAVIAAAIGFVLWFQSLHTTKQRSPLRVVFEGPAAGLRNGGSVNFNGIRVGEVVSVKLDNPRRVVALAMIENNAPIRKDTLVGLEFQGLTGVAAISLKGGDEAAAPPPLDQDGIPTLTADPNKLQDVTEAIRGTLQNINKIVADNQESVKNSLKNLETFTNSLARNSEKIDGVMAKVDGVMLKADSLMLGLNTLAGGKDGGELFQAVKSIRELAEDFDKRSGALMSDGRRTLGDISRAVNNFDRNPTRVLFGASNSSQAAPPPAEPPRAAPSNERRR, from the coding sequence ATGGAAACGCGGGCGAATTACGTATTAATCGGCTCGTTCACGTTGGCGGTGATCGCCGCCGCGATCGGCTTCGTGCTGTGGTTTCAGTCGCTGCACACCACCAAGCAGCGCAGCCCCCTGCGCGTCGTATTCGAGGGCCCGGCGGCGGGCCTGCGTAACGGCGGCAGCGTCAATTTCAACGGTATCCGGGTAGGTGAGGTGGTCTCGGTGAAGCTGGACAACCCTCGGCGGGTTGTCGCGCTCGCCATGATCGAGAACAACGCCCCGATCCGCAAGGACACCCTGGTCGGCCTCGAGTTCCAGGGCCTGACCGGCGTTGCCGCGATCTCGCTCAAGGGCGGCGACGAGGCGGCGGCCCCACCGCCGCTCGACCAGGACGGCATCCCGACGCTGACCGCCGACCCCAACAAGCTCCAGGACGTCACCGAGGCGATCCGCGGCACACTTCAGAACATCAACAAGATCGTCGCCGACAATCAGGAATCGGTGAAGAACTCGCTGAAGAACCTCGAGACCTTCACCAACTCGCTCGCCCGTAACTCCGAGAAGATCGACGGCGTGATGGCCAAGGTCGACGGCGTCATGCTCAAGGCCGACAGCCTCATGCTCGGCCTCAATACGCTCGCCGGCGGCAAGGACGGCGGCGAGCTGTTCCAGGCGGTCAAGTCGATCCGCGAGCTCGCCGAGGATTTCGACAAGCGCTCCGGCGCGCTGATGTCCGACGGCCGCCGCACCCTCGGCGACATCAGTCGCGCCGTGAACAATTTCGACCGCAACCCGACCCGCGTCCTGTTCGGCGCCAGCAACTCATCGCAAGCCGCCCCGCCGCCCGCCGAACCGCCGAGAGCGGCGCCTTCGAACGAGCGCAGGCGGTAG
- a CDS encoding caspase family protein produces MFRLRPFLMTASLLGSLFGFACGPVSAQVAPVQPAPTALQGPEQRVALVIGNANYRNAPQLENPDNDAQSMAQFLNSAGFEVVAATDLTQNDMLRVVQDFSAKVASRGPNTVAMVYYAGHGVQLAGENYLVPVDAKVSSPTELVNNSVRLVDVMSTLETIPSRMRIVILDACRNNPFPEVNDAGRGLAIVDAPNGSIVGYSTAPGAEALDGTGGHSPYTQAFLNVAREPNVPIEQLFKRVRLQVNQTTSGAQIPWESSSLTSDFTFFGDTAIAANRVPVNAPVVQMASNLPSRSTRQAYDYVVSEGRPEYYQEFIQMYPHDPLCDHVRWLLNNLLLSQAWHKAVLANSPLGYKNFYNSYGNTPYAQVALKLEAQPKLIPLMQATKFLAPQNIAPTFKVGNLGQPKYMPLLQGNGGAQVGGNLPVVQKPIDGNIGKLGNGGQIVNLPSGSKQPNGTPSQTPGKIITLPAPTNTTNTNGGTGKIVTLPATNTTQNGGNGKPGKIVSVPVNVGKGGANVESKPTNVQTQNHPIRITNGVKINNNPANKVQVQNNVQNKRPQFNPTNRIVNNGNNNFRQSMNQAQGNNGGGNNRRSFMH; encoded by the coding sequence ATGTTCCGCCTGAGACCTTTCCTGATGACGGCTAGCCTGCTGGGAAGCCTGTTCGGCTTCGCCTGCGGGCCCGTTTCCGCGCAAGTCGCCCCGGTCCAGCCCGCCCCCACCGCGCTGCAAGGGCCGGAGCAACGGGTGGCGCTGGTGATCGGCAATGCCAACTACCGGAACGCGCCGCAGCTCGAAAACCCCGACAATGACGCGCAATCGATGGCGCAGTTCCTGAACTCGGCCGGCTTCGAGGTTGTCGCCGCGACCGATTTGACCCAGAACGACATGCTGCGCGTGGTGCAGGACTTTTCCGCCAAGGTCGCTTCGCGTGGCCCGAACACGGTGGCGATGGTCTATTACGCCGGTCACGGCGTGCAGCTCGCCGGTGAGAACTATCTCGTTCCCGTCGATGCCAAGGTCTCCAGCCCGACCGAGCTCGTCAACAATTCGGTGCGTCTGGTCGACGTGATGTCGACGCTGGAGACGATCCCGAGCCGCATGCGCATCGTCATCCTCGATGCCTGCCGCAACAACCCGTTCCCTGAGGTCAACGACGCCGGTCGCGGCTTGGCAATCGTCGATGCGCCGAACGGCTCGATCGTCGGCTACTCGACTGCGCCGGGCGCTGAAGCGCTCGACGGCACCGGCGGCCACAGCCCCTATACCCAGGCGTTCCTGAACGTCGCGCGCGAGCCCAACGTGCCGATCGAGCAGCTGTTCAAGCGCGTGCGGCTTCAGGTGAACCAGACCACCAGCGGCGCGCAGATCCCGTGGGAAAGTTCGTCGCTGACCTCCGACTTCACCTTCTTCGGCGACACCGCAATTGCCGCCAACCGCGTGCCGGTGAATGCACCGGTGGTGCAGATGGCTTCCAACCTGCCGAGCCGCTCGACCCGTCAGGCCTATGACTACGTCGTGTCCGAGGGCCGGCCGGAGTACTATCAGGAGTTCATCCAGATGTATCCGCACGACCCGCTGTGCGACCACGTCCGCTGGCTGCTCAACAATCTCCTGCTCTCGCAGGCCTGGCACAAGGCGGTGCTCGCGAACTCGCCGCTCGGCTACAAGAACTTCTACAACAGCTACGGCAACACCCCCTATGCGCAGGTCGCGCTGAAGCTCGAAGCCCAGCCGAAGCTGATCCCCCTGATGCAGGCGACCAAGTTCCTGGCGCCGCAGAACATTGCCCCGACCTTCAAGGTCGGCAATCTCGGCCAGCCCAAGTACATGCCGCTGCTGCAGGGCAATGGCGGTGCGCAGGTGGGTGGCAATCTGCCGGTCGTGCAGAAGCCGATCGACGGCAACATCGGCAAGCTCGGCAATGGCGGACAGATCGTCAACCTGCCCTCGGGCAGCAAGCAGCCGAACGGCACGCCGTCGCAGACCCCGGGCAAGATCATCACCCTGCCTGCGCCGACCAACACGACCAACACCAATGGTGGCACCGGCAAGATCGTGACCTTGCCTGCGACCAACACCACGCAGAATGGCGGCAACGGCAAGCCGGGCAAGATCGTGAGCGTGCCGGTGAATGTCGGCAAGGGTGGCGCGAACGTCGAGTCGAAGCCGACCAACGTTCAGACGCAGAACCACCCGATCCGCATCACCAACGGCGTGAAGATCAACAACAATCCGGCGAACAAGGTGCAGGTGCAGAACAACGTGCAGAACAAGCGTCCGCAGTTCAACCCAACCAACCGCATCGTCAACAACGGCAACAACAACTTCCGCCAGTCGATGAACCAGGCGCAGGGTAACAACGGTGGCGGCAACAACCGCCGGAGCTTCATGCACTGA
- a CDS encoding major facilitator superfamily domain-containing protein 6, translated as MAPESQIPIAASVKRRFAVSLALFYSAVFAVSGTHLPFFPLWLKAIGIDAAWIGIINALPAITRFTTLPQVTAFAEKRQAIRAAMMVSVLATAIGFTAVGLQQQPLALFLVYALTCMMWTPTTPLTDAYALRGVARYGLDYGPLRLWGSAAFAAGSLACGYLVDVIAPRDLIWVIVAWAVVAVAASLLLQPLDDVRRKVVERHAGKALLRDAGFWAIIASAALIQGSHVAYYTFSAINWQLHGISGLTIAGLWTLGAIAEIVVFALSPRFSLHPSSLMAIGGVSAVVRWIVTANEPSLALLAIVQLGHGLTFGMTIVGTMNLLMQRVPSHQIARGQGYYAACSGLLGAATSIASGAIYARIGDNLYYVMAAMAAAGALVIWSARHRLKAYPHSEASGG; from the coding sequence ATGGCACCCGAATCACAAATCCCCATTGCAGCAAGCGTGAAGCGGCGATTCGCCGTGAGCCTTGCCCTGTTCTATTCGGCCGTCTTCGCGGTCTCGGGCACGCATCTGCCGTTCTTTCCGCTCTGGCTGAAGGCGATCGGCATCGACGCGGCCTGGATCGGGATCATCAACGCGCTGCCGGCGATCACGCGCTTCACCACGCTGCCGCAAGTGACCGCCTTTGCCGAAAAGCGGCAGGCCATTCGCGCCGCCATGATGGTGTCGGTGCTGGCGACGGCGATCGGCTTCACGGCCGTCGGCTTGCAGCAGCAGCCCCTGGCGCTGTTCCTGGTCTATGCGCTGACCTGCATGATGTGGACGCCGACGACCCCGCTCACCGATGCCTATGCGCTGCGCGGCGTTGCCCGCTACGGGCTCGATTACGGGCCGTTGCGGTTGTGGGGCTCGGCGGCCTTCGCCGCCGGCTCGCTCGCCTGCGGCTACCTCGTCGATGTCATCGCGCCGCGCGACCTGATCTGGGTCATCGTCGCATGGGCGGTGGTTGCGGTCGCAGCCAGCCTGCTGCTCCAGCCGCTCGACGATGTCAGGCGCAAGGTTGTGGAGAGGCATGCCGGCAAGGCGCTGCTCCGCGATGCCGGCTTCTGGGCGATCATCGCCTCGGCCGCGCTGATCCAGGGCAGCCACGTCGCCTACTACACGTTCTCCGCCATCAACTGGCAGCTCCATGGGATCAGTGGGCTGACGATCGCGGGGCTGTGGACGCTCGGTGCGATCGCCGAGATCGTCGTGTTCGCGCTGTCGCCGCGCTTCTCGCTGCATCCGTCCTCGCTGATGGCGATCGGTGGTGTGAGCGCGGTCGTGCGCTGGATCGTCACGGCGAACGAGCCGTCGCTTGCGCTGCTCGCGATCGTGCAGCTCGGCCACGGCCTCACCTTCGGCATGACCATCGTCGGCACCATGAATCTCCTGATGCAGCGTGTGCCCTCGCATCAGATCGCGCGGGGGCAGGGCTACTACGCCGCCTGCAGCGGGCTGTTGGGCGCGGCGACCTCGATCGCGTCAGGCGCGATCTACGCCCGCATCGGCGACAACCTGTACTACGTGATGGCCGCGATGGCCGCTGCCGGTGCGCTCGTGATCTGGTCGGCGCGGCATCGGCTCAAGGCTTACCCCCACAGCGAGGCGTCCGGCGGATAG
- a CDS encoding UDP-2,3-diacylglucosamine diphosphatase yields MGSYDVSDESPERRFRTLFISDVHLGARGSQADLLLDFLRYHDADTIYLVGDIVDGWALKSSWHWPQSHNDLVQKLLRKARKGAKVIYIPGNHDEFLRNYYGTHFGGIDVVENTVHTGVDGKRYLVIHGDIFDLVVQNARWLAHLGDKAYDFAIQMNRFVNFFRRLFGVPYWSLSQWAKQKVKNAVNYIGAFEQALAAEARRHDADGVICGHIHYAVIRDEGGIRYMNCGDWVESCTALVEHDDGHFEIITWADQLQKPAQVPQVAARAA; encoded by the coding sequence ATGGGAAGTTACGATGTGAGTGACGAGAGCCCGGAGCGGCGCTTTCGCACGTTGTTCATCTCCGACGTTCATCTCGGAGCCCGCGGTTCTCAAGCCGATCTTCTGCTGGACTTCCTGCGCTACCACGATGCCGACACCATCTATCTCGTCGGGGACATCGTCGACGGCTGGGCGCTGAAATCGAGCTGGCACTGGCCGCAATCGCACAACGACCTCGTCCAGAAGCTGCTGCGCAAGGCGCGCAAGGGCGCCAAGGTCATCTACATTCCCGGCAATCACGACGAATTCCTGCGCAACTATTACGGCACGCATTTCGGCGGCATCGACGTCGTCGAGAACACCGTCCATACCGGCGTCGACGGCAAGCGCTATCTCGTCATCCACGGCGACATCTTCGATCTCGTGGTGCAGAACGCGCGCTGGCTCGCCCATCTCGGCGACAAGGCCTACGACTTCGCGATCCAGATGAATCGCTTCGTCAACTTCTTCCGCCGCCTGTTCGGCGTGCCCTATTGGTCGCTGTCGCAATGGGCCAAGCAGAAGGTCAAGAACGCCGTCAATTATATCGGCGCGTTCGAGCAGGCGCTCGCCGCCGAGGCGCGGCGCCACGATGCCGACGGCGTGATCTGCGGCCACATCCACTACGCCGTGATCCGCGACGAAGGCGGCATCCGCTACATGAACTGCGGCGACTGGGTCGAGAGCTGCACCGCGCTGGTCGAGCACGACGACGGCCATTTCGAGATCATCACCTGGGCGGATCAATTGCAGAAGCCGGCACAAGTCCCGCAGGTCGCAGCCAGAGCTGCATAA
- the dgcA gene encoding N-acetyl-D-Glu racemase DgcA — MTSMKLASLAVRIERFPIAGSFTISRGAKTEAVTVVAEVSRDGLTGRGECVPYPRYGETPEATLAALQAMQQAVAGGLTRQALQAAMPPGAARNALDCALIDLEAKAAGLRAWNLLDRPVPGERTTAYTISLGTPEAMAAATAKAAHRPLLKIKLGGDGDGMRIAAVRKAAPESELIVDANEAWTEANLEHNLAACAEAGVTLVEQPLPSGKDEALARIKRPLAVCADESVHDRSSLAPLRERYDAVNIKLDKTGGLTEALAMADAAQALGFEIMIGCMVATSLSMAPAMLVTPQARFVDLDGPLLLARDRDHGLRYDGSLVYPPDASLWG; from the coding sequence ATGACTTCCATGAAACTTGCCTCCCTGGCGGTGCGAATCGAGCGCTTCCCCATCGCCGGCAGCTTTACCATCAGCCGGGGGGCCAAGACCGAGGCCGTGACTGTGGTGGCGGAGGTCAGCCGGGACGGCCTGACCGGCCGTGGCGAGTGCGTGCCCTATCCCCGCTACGGCGAGACACCGGAGGCGACGCTGGCGGCACTCCAGGCCATGCAGCAGGCCGTGGCGGGCGGGCTCACGCGGCAGGCCCTCCAGGCCGCCATGCCGCCGGGAGCGGCCCGTAACGCGCTGGATTGCGCCCTGATCGACCTCGAGGCCAAGGCGGCGGGCCTGCGCGCCTGGAACCTGCTGGACCGCCCCGTGCCGGGCGAGCGCACCACGGCCTACACGATTTCGTTAGGGACGCCCGAGGCCATGGCCGCGGCGACCGCCAAGGCGGCGCATCGGCCGCTGCTCAAGATCAAGCTCGGCGGCGACGGCGATGGGATGCGGATCGCGGCGGTGCGCAAGGCTGCTCCCGAATCCGAGCTGATCGTCGATGCCAACGAGGCCTGGACCGAGGCCAATCTGGAGCACAACCTCGCCGCCTGCGCGGAGGCCGGCGTCACGCTGGTCGAGCAGCCGCTGCCGTCGGGCAAGGACGAGGCACTGGCGCGGATCAAGCGGCCGCTCGCGGTCTGCGCCGACGAGAGCGTGCATGACCGCTCGTCGCTTGCGCCGCTCCGCGAACGCTACGACGCCGTGAACATCAAGCTCGACAAGACCGGCGGCCTCACCGAAGCACTTGCCATGGCCGACGCTGCGCAGGCGCTCGGCTTCGAGATCATGATCGGCTGCATGGTCGCGACCTCGCTGTCGATGGCCCCGGCCATGCTGGTGACGCCGCAGGCGCGCTTCGTCGATCTCGACGGCCCGCTGCTGCTGGCACGCGATCGCGATCACGGGCTACGTTACGACGGCAGTCTGGTCTATCCGCCGGACGCCTCGCTGTGGGGGTAA
- a CDS encoding glycosyltransferase family 1 protein, whose amino-acid sequence MRILVATDAWHPQVNGVVRTLTKLADAGQSLGVEFSFLTPQSFRTFAMPSYRDVRLAMPRPARIAKLIEEARPDSIHIATEGPIGLMVRRYCRQRKLPFTTSFHTRFPEYVRARVPVPSSLIWRALRRFHSPSRAVMAATPALARELGERGFDNVVLWPRGVDTHLFHPRAIDLCLPAPVFLSVGRVAVEKNLEAFLDLDLPGTKVIVGDGPARAALEEAYPDAIFLGERHGEALAEIYAAADVFVFPSKTDTFGLVLLEALASGLPVAAFPVKGPRDVIGNAPVGALDHDLRNACFAALDISRQDCVAFATNYTWEASARAFVDSIEAVGAVLPGRNGAEQARFVA is encoded by the coding sequence ATGCGCATTCTGGTCGCGACCGACGCCTGGCACCCGCAAGTCAACGGTGTGGTTCGGACGCTGACCAAGCTCGCTGACGCCGGCCAAAGCCTCGGCGTCGAATTCAGCTTCCTCACCCCACAATCGTTCCGCACCTTTGCGATGCCGAGCTATCGCGACGTGCGTCTGGCGATGCCACGCCCGGCGCGGATCGCAAAGCTGATCGAGGAAGCGCGTCCGGACAGCATCCACATCGCGACGGAAGGGCCGATCGGCCTGATGGTCCGCCGCTACTGCCGCCAGCGCAAGCTGCCGTTCACGACCAGCTTCCACACCCGCTTTCCCGAATATGTCCGCGCCCGGGTGCCGGTGCCGAGCTCGCTGATCTGGCGGGCGCTGCGCCGCTTCCACAGTCCCAGCCGCGCCGTGATGGCGGCAACGCCCGCGCTCGCTCGCGAGCTCGGCGAGCGTGGTTTCGACAATGTCGTGCTGTGGCCGCGCGGTGTCGACACGCATCTATTCCATCCTCGTGCCATCGATCTGTGCCTGCCGGCGCCGGTGTTCCTGTCGGTCGGACGCGTGGCGGTGGAGAAGAATCTCGAGGCCTTCCTCGATCTCGACCTGCCCGGCACCAAGGTCATCGTCGGCGACGGTCCGGCGCGTGCCGCGCTCGAAGAGGCCTATCCCGATGCGATCTTCCTCGGCGAGAGGCACGGCGAGGCGCTGGCGGAAATCTACGCTGCGGCCGACGTCTTCGTGTTCCCGAGCAAGACCGACACGTTCGGCCTGGTCCTGCTGGAAGCGCTCGCGAGCGGCCTGCCGGTGGCCGCCTTCCCGGTGAAGGGGCCCCGCGACGTGATCGGCAATGCGCCGGTCGGGGCCCTCGATCACGATCTCCGCAACGCCTGCTTCGCGGCGCTCGACATTTCGCGGCAGGACTGCGTCGCCTTCGCCACCAACTACACCTGGGAGGCTTCGGCCCGGGCCTTTGTGGACAGTATCGAGGCGGTGGGCGCGGTGCTGCCGGGCCGGAACGGCGCGGAACAGGCTCGGTTTGTCGCCTGA
- a CDS encoding ABC transporter ATP-binding protein codes for MAKEAQSEIQNPIIRVRDITVQFGATRVLDGLNLDVKRGEILGFVGPSGAGKSVLTRTIIGLVPKVAGSIEVFGVDLDSSSTSQRRNVERRWGVLFQQGALFSSLTVRQNIQFPMREYLRVSQRLMDEITMAKLTMVGLKPEVAERFPSELSGGMIKRVALARALSLDPDLVFLDEPTSGLDPIGAGDFDELVRTLQRTLGLTVFMVTHDLDSLYTACDRIAVLGNGKIIAAGSIADMQASQHPWLRQYFHGKRARAVMG; via the coding sequence ATGGCAAAAGAAGCTCAGAGCGAGATTCAAAACCCCATCATCCGCGTCCGCGACATCACCGTGCAGTTCGGCGCAACGCGCGTGCTCGACGGCCTCAACCTCGACGTCAAGCGCGGCGAGATCCTTGGCTTCGTCGGTCCCTCCGGCGCCGGCAAGTCGGTGCTGACGCGCACCATCATCGGGCTCGTGCCGAAGGTCGCAGGCTCCATCGAGGTGTTCGGCGTCGATCTCGATTCCTCCAGCACGTCGCAGCGGCGCAACGTCGAGCGGCGCTGGGGCGTGCTGTTTCAGCAGGGCGCGTTGTTCTCCTCGCTCACGGTGCGCCAGAACATCCAGTTTCCGATGCGCGAATATTTACGCGTCTCGCAGCGCCTGATGGACGAGATCACCATGGCCAAGCTGACCATGGTCGGCCTCAAGCCCGAGGTCGCCGAACGCTTCCCGTCCGAGCTCTCCGGCGGCATGATCAAGCGCGTGGCGCTGGCGCGCGCCTTGTCGCTCGATCCGGATCTGGTGTTCCTGGACGAGCCGACCTCGGGCCTCGACCCGATCGGCGCCGGCGATTTCGACGAGCTGGTCAGGACGCTCCAGCGCACTTTGGGGCTGACCGTTTTCATGGTAACCCACGATCTCGACAGCCTTTACACAGCATGTGACCGCATCGCCGTTTTAGGGAACGGTAAGATCATTGCGGCAGGGTCGATCGCCGACATGCAGGCCTCGCAGCATCCCTGGCTGAGGCAGTATTTCCATGGCAAGCGCGCCCGCGCGGTCATGGGTTGA